The Streptomyces sp. JB150 genomic interval GCCGGCCGGCGGCGAAGACGGGAACGCCGGGGGCGAGGGCGCAGACGCCGGAGCCGAGGGAGAAGGCGAGGACGCAGCCGACGAGGACCGGGCGGCGCCCGAGCCGGTCGGTGAGGCTGCCGCAGCCCAGGGCGCCGAGCAGCATGCCGAAGGTGGTCCAGCTGCCCACGGTTCCGGCGCCGGACGCGTCCAGGCCGAACTCCGGGTCGTCGAGCAGGTACGGCAGCGCGGCGCCGTAGACCATGACGTCGAAGCCGTCGAAGAAGACGGCCGTCCAGCACAGGGCGAGCACGGACACCGCGGTGCCGGTCGCGGGCAGCAGCCGGGCCGGGCGTTCGCGGTGCGGGGCGAGAGGCGAGGTCGAGGAGGTCATGGGTCTCCGTCCTGACGGGTGACGGGATGACGGGGGGACGGGATGACGGGGGGTGCGGGGGGACGGGGCGGTTCGGGCGAGTGGGTCAGGCGACGTCGTACGGGTGACGTGGGACGGGTGACGTGAGGCGGGGCACAGACACGGCGGCGCCGGACCCCGGCGGGTGTCCGCCCGGGTCCGGCGCCGCCGGATGGCCTACTTGTCGTACCGGTACCACTTGGTGTGGTCGATGAGGTCGCGGGGCGTCATGGTGTGCCACGGGCCCAGCGGGGTGTCGATGTCGGGGACGTCCTTGGTGTCCACGAGCGGCAGGTAGTGCGGCACGTGGGGGTTGCGCTCCTGCCACAGGGCCCAGCACCGGTCGATCATGCAGTGGTTGAGGAAGAAGACCGGGTCGTTGGGCGAGCCGATGTACATCATGTGGCCGCCCACCCAGACGTGCCCGGCCGCGTGCAGCTTGCCGACCTTCTCCTCCCAGGGGAACTTGGTGTAGCCCTCCAGGTGGTTGCGGAAGCTGTTGTACGGCGCCTCGCCGCCGGAGGTGTGGTTCCACGGCGGGCAGTCGTAGACCGGCAGCGCGAGGGTGTCGTCGAGTTCCTTGGGCGTGGGCAGTTTGTCGGTGAGGGTGCCCATGTCACGGACGAGGTAGTCGCGCTCGTCGTGGGTGTAGTTGCCGTTGAGGGCGGGGTTCTCGTCGCCGACGGGCACCACGCTGACGTTCAGCACCCAGCCGTTGTCCCGGGCGAACGGGCCGGTCATCACCCGGCGGTCGCCCGGCCGGCCGTTGCCGCCCATGAACTCCTCGTCCCACAGCGGCGAGTCCTCACCGTGGTCGATGGTCCAGTCCCAGTACGGCAGGGTGACGCGCGGGTCGACCTTCTGCAGGGCGCGCTCGAAGCGCAGCAGGTACTGCCGGTGCCAGGGCAGGAAGCCGGGGTTGATGTGGCCGAGCCGCTTGCCGGTCTCCTTGTCCAGGTAGTCCACGGAGTTGATGCGTATGTGCAGGTCCACGAACTTGTCGTAGATCCCTCTGCGCTTGATCTCCAGGACCGCGTTGACGAAGCGGCGCTTCTCCTCGGCGGTCATGTCCAGGTGGTTCTTGCGGATGTGCACCATGACGGGTCCCGTTCGGAAAGAGAGAGGTCGGACGTTGACCTGGGCGGCGGCTCAGACCGTGGTGACGTGGGAGTGGGTGCCGTGCCCGGGCAGGAGGGCCGCTCCGCGCAGCTCCTCGACGGCCCGGCGCGCGGCGTGCAGCGGGGTGGGCGCCATCTCGTAGTGGCACATCGAGCTGAGGTAGGCGTCGTCCGCGAACTTCATCAGGTGCAGCGGACGGCCGTCGATGAAGACGCCGCCGCCGGCCGCGGCGGACGCGACGCGTATGGTGCGCCCCTGGTACCGCTCGGTGTACTCGGTGTCGTCGGCGGTGCCGGCCGGGCGCGCGTCGGCGGCGGTGCCGTTCGGCTCCTGATCGGCGGCCCCGGTGACGAAGGGGACGGCGGCGGCCGCGGCGGCCAGGGCCGCGCCCGCGGTGAGCTTGACCATCTCACGGCGCTCGATTGTCATGATCATGACCTTCCTGTGGATCGGCTGGACACGAGGAGGCGAGGAGGGCGAGGGGGGAAGCCGTGCGGTGCCGCGGTCAGGCGGCCGTCGCCCCCGCCCCGGACACCACCACGCCCTTCGGTTCCAGCAGGAACTGGGTGTAGTTGTCGTCGTGCGGGATGCCGGGGACCGCGGTCCACGGCAGGACGGTGCCGCGGGTCACCTTGCGCACGCTCGGCTCCCGGATCACCGCCTCCGCCAGCTCCGCACGGGCGGTCAGCAGGTTCAGCACGAGCGAGTCCCGCAGCGGCGCCACCCCGTCGGCCTCCGTCCAGGGGGCGACGACCACGAACGGGAACGGCAGCTCCACCCCGACGGCCGGGTGGTCCGCCCGGTCGGCCGCGAGCACCACCGGCCGCAGCAGGAACGATCCGTCGGCCAGTTCGACCACCGGGCCCGAGCCGTCGATCCGGGCCGAGTGGTCGACCAGGCCCTCCCGCACCGCGTCGAGCTGCCCGCGGATCCGCTCCGCCCGCTCCCGGTCCGCGACCAGGAGCGTGGCACCCCGCTCCGTCGCCGGCACCGAGGGCAGCTCGGCCAGCCGCCGGGCCAGCCGTTCGGCCACCTCCCCGACCGGGCGGGTGGTGAGCACCGCGGACAGGTTGGTGCACCGGGTGCCGCCGTCGAAGGAGGCGGACACCGCCAGGTGGTCGATCACCGCGTCGTCGGGCTCCACGTCCACGAACGCCTTGGTCCTCCCCGGCCCGCGCACCGCCACCGACTCCTGCCCCTGCCACCGCCGCACCGCGCTGTCGCCGCCGTAGACGATCCCGCGGTCGGCCTCGCGCAGCAGGAACTCCCCGGTCTGGTGCGAGGCGGGCAGAAAGGCCACCTTGTGCGCGGGCAGACCGGCCGCGAGCAGCGCCCGCATCAGCCGCCGGGCCGAGAAGGGGTCGCGGCTGCCGGGCTTGACGGCCACGCTGTAGCCGTGGAAGAGCGCCTGCGCCCAGGTGACGTTGGGCACCGGGTGGTTGCTCGCCATCACCGCCGCGAAGACCCGGCCCCGCGGCACCCAGCGGGTATCGAATCCCTGCCCGAAGCCGGTGCGCGGCAGCTCCGCGGCGGTCGTCTCGGGCAGCTCCCGCAACTCGGCCACCAGGTCGGCGACCGCCTGCTCGATCGCCGCCGCGGTCAGCCCGGTGGCGTGCGCCACGTGCGCGGCGTAATCCTGCGGGCTCTCGCCCTCCAGGGTGGCCGTGGCGAACAGCTCGGCGGCCTCGGCGAACACGTCCTCGCCGGGGGGCCGGCCGTCGGCGCGCTCCCGCAGCTCCCGCAGCGCCGCCAGCGCCATCAGCCGCGGCGCGGTGCCCACGTCGGCGAGGTCGCCGCCGCGCACGTCCGGCACCCGGGTGCGGTCGGAGCTGGTCAGCGTCCGGCCGCAGACGAAGGGGTCGACGGTCACAGGGCTCACGCCGGTCATCAGTAGACCCCCTCGATCACGCGTACGTCGTCCAGGCGGCGGTAGGTCTGCACGTCCGCGAGTCCCTCCACCGGGGAGCCGGGCCGGGCGGGAACGCGGATCGCGCTGTCGCGTTCCAGCACGTTGGGCAGGAACATCTCCTCGCTCACCAGGTGCAGCCGCACCCGGCCGCGCTCCCCGTCGGCGACCGGCCGGCCCTCGTCGTCCACCAGTTCGAGGCGGGTGGTCTCGGGGAACGGCTCGAACACGCACCGGTGTTCGTCACCGGGGACGGCCGGCCGCTGCGGAGCCACGCCCATCAGGCTGTTGCCGTAGATGCCGACGACCGTCGCCTCCGGGAAGAACACCTCCTCCAGCTGACGGAGGTTCTCGGCGCTGATGGACGTACCGGCCCAGAGGACGGCGCGGACCTTGGCGCGGACCGCCTCGTACAGCGCGGGGCGGGCGCAGATGGCCTCCAGCAGCGGGGGCGTGGTGTTGAGCACCGCCACGTCCTGGGTGGCGAGGATGGTCTCCGCCTGGTCCAGCAGATGCTGGACGTACTCGTCGGCGTCCGCCTCACGGCCCTGCGCCAGCAGCCGCTTGACCCAGCGCGGGTCCAGGTCGACCGTGTGGAAGAGCCCGTTGCCGAGCGCGGCGTAGCGGGAGACGTCGTAGCCGATCACATGGGGGCCGCTCGGGCCCAGGTGCAGCCAGTCGCCCTCGGCGGGCACCCCGGCCTCGATCAGGCGCTGCCGCGCCCAGACCAGCATCCGCGCACGGTAGCCGCCGTCCACGATGCGCTTGGGCGACCCGGTCGTCCCGCCGGAGTCGTAGACCCGGAACGGCCGGTCCGCCAGGCCGCGCGGGATCAGGTCCCGGACGGGCACCCGGCGCAGCTCGGCGCTCACGTCGGGGAACCGGGTGAGGTCGGCCAGGCCGTGCACCTCGGTGAGCGGGTCGAAGCCGAGCGCGGGGCGCTTGGCGAGCCAGAACGGCGACCCGGTGTCCTCCCCGAAGTGCCAGGCCACCGTCTTCCGTACATGCAGGTCGAATGCGGTGTTCGTGACTGTTGTCGTCATGGCTGGATGCGCTCCTCAACGCGGAAAGGCGCCGACCCGTCCATCCTTCGGCCGACGCCTATCGCTGCTGTATCGCCGTTGTTTTTCCGCCGGGGGTGCCGCGCCGGGCCTCGCCGCGGCACCCCCGGCCGTCACGCGTCGCGCCGGCCGAGCGTCAGCGCGGTCAGCGCGCCCACGAGCGGGAAGACCGCCACCACGAGGAGCAGGTCGGTCAGCGACATCGACTTCACCAGGGCTCCCGCCGTGGCGCTGCCCACGCCGCCGCCGACGAAGAAGGTGAGGTTGAGCAGGCCCATCGCACCGCCGCGCAGGGCGGGCTCGACGCGCGCGGACATCAGGGCGGTGGTGATGACCTGGGTGACCGCGAACGCGGCGAAGCCGAGGGAGGCACCGATCACCACCGGCGCGGGGTGGGACAGCGCGACGGAGAGCGCCAGCACGACCGCCATGGCCGCCGCGATGCCGCTCAGCAGCACGCTGCCGCCCCGGCCGCCGGTCAGCTTGCCCGCCGTCCGGGACAGCACGGCACCGACGACCGCGCCCGGCAGCAGCCACGCGCCCACCGCCAGCACGCTCCAGCCGTGCTCGCCGACCAGGATCTGCGGCACCGCGTACATCGCGGCGAACAGACCGGCGTAGACGCCGATGCCGGTCACCGCGGCCCGCAGGAAGACGCCGTCCGAGACGAGCCGGCGCGGCACGAAGGCCGCCTGCACCGCGCGGACCCGCAGCAGCAGCCCCACGGCGGACGCCAGCAGCGCCGCGGCCAGCGCGATCACCACCGGAGCGGACAGCCCCAGCGCGTACGACTGGATGAGCAGCAGGAACGACATCGCCGCGACCGTCAGCAGCAGGGCGCCGGGCAGGTCCAGCGGCCGTCCGCTGCCCCGCCGGGCGGCTGCGGCCCGCAGGCACAGCGGCACCGCGAGCAGCGACAGCGCGGGCAGGACCAGGGTGATACGCCAGGTCACCCACTGGGTGAACACACCGCCCGCGAGGGTCGCGCTGGCCGAGAAGACCGCCATCGTCGCGCCGAAACCACCCAGCACCGCGGCCCGGTCGGCCGGGGCGGCCGAGGCCGACAGCGCCAGCGCGCCCGAGGTCATGGCCCCCGAGCCGGCGGCCAGCACGAAACGGCCCGCCACCAGGGTGCCGATGTCGGGCGCCACCAGGCAGATCACGGTACCGAGGGCGAGCACCAGCGAGCCGAGCAGCAGGGACGCGCGCACTCCACGCGAGTCGGCCAGCCGGCCGAACAGGGCCGTGCCGACACCCAGCGCGAGGGCGTGGGCGGTCAGCACCCAGGCGGCGGCCGAGGGAGTGGCGTCCAGCGACGCGGCGACGTCCGGCAGGGCGACACCGGCCGCGGTGACACCGAAGACGGCGGGGCCGAACAGCGCGCCGTAGCGCAGCCCCGCGGAGCGGGCACTGAGCGGAGCGGGGTGGTCGGCCGTGACGGACACGGCCTGTTCTGTGGTCATGGGAGATCCCTCTGCGGAGACGAAGGAGAAGAGGAGGAGAGAGGAGAGAGGACAGAGGAGGGAGGAGGGGAGGAGGGGAGGAGGAGAGCAGGGCAGAGCAAGGGAGGGGAGGGGAGAGCTGGAGGGGGAAAGCCAGGGGAGAGGCGGAGGCGGGAAGGAGAAGGCCGGAGGCGCCCGAGGCGGGGGGCAGGGCGGTCCGGGGCGGATCAGTCGTGCTCGGGGCGCAGCGCGTGGCCCCGGCGGAACAGGTTGTCCGGGTCGTAGTGGTCCTTCAGCCGGTCCAGGCGGGCGCGGGTCCGCTCGTCGTAGCAGTCCGCCGCGGCGTCGGCCGTGTCGGGGCCGGCGAGGAAGTTGACGTACCGGCGGCCCGTGCCCCAGCCGGAGAGGGGGGCGAGCACCCGGTCCGGGGAGCCGGGCAGCGAGAGGGTCGACAGGGTGAAGGCGCCGTCGCGGTTGCCGACGGCGTTCGGCACGGCCGGCGGCCGGGACAGCGCCCCGCCGAGCTGCCGCACCTCGACCATCGGGTCGGTGCAGTCGGCGTCCGGCCCGGCCACCTCCAGCAGCCGTTTTAGGGCCGCGTCGTCCAGGTCGCGCAGCACGATGTTGCGTTCGTGGTAGGGCAGCGGCTCGGTCGGGTCCTGGTGGATGTCGGCGACGTCGGTGTACGGCATCTCGCGGACGGTGTCGGCCAGCGCCGCGCCGACGGCCCGCAGCGGGCGCACCAGGCGCTCACCCTCTTCCGCCGGTCCGGTGAAGGCGATGCGGACATGGACGGCGAGCCGCCCGGCGGGGTGGCCGGCAACCCCGGGCAGGCCGGGCAGCCGCAGCAGGGCCACCGACGAGGTCATGGACTCGGGCACCCGGCGGGTCCAGTCCCGCCAGGTCCGCAGCAGCGGTGCGGCGAGTTCGCCCGGGAAGTACAGGCCCCCGCCGTACAGCCGGCGGACCGGCACGAGGCGGAACTCCAGGTCCGTGACGACACCGAAGTTGCCCTTGCCGCCCCGCACCGCCCAGAACAGGTCGGCGTCCGCCTCCGGGGTGACGGTGCGGTGCCGTCCGTCGGCGGTGACGATCCGGAACCGGGTCACGTGGTCCGCTGCGTAGCCGTACTGCCGGCCGAGCGGTCCGAGGCCGCCGCCCAGGGTGTAGCCCACGACGCCCACCAGCGGGGAGGAGCCGTTGAGCGGGGCGAGGTGGTGGTAGGCGGCGGCCGCGATGACCTGGTGCCACTGGGCACCGGCCTCGACGCGCGCGATCCGGGTCAGCGGATCGACGGCCACGGTGTTCATCCGGCGGGTGCTGATCAGCAGGGCGTGCTCGTCGGGGGCGGCGATGCCGTGACCGGTGGCCTGGACCCCGACGGCGAGTCCGCGTTCGCCCGCGAACCGGACGGCGGCGACCACGTCGTCGGGGTGCACCGCCGCCACGATCAGCCGGGGCCGGTGCCGGGCGATCTCGTTGAAGCCCGCCAGCTCCGCCTCGTAGCCGGGGTCGCCGGGCAGGAGGACCTCACCCTTCACCTGGCCGACGAGGCGGTCCACCGCGCTGTTCTCGACTTCGTACTGCTGCGCTGAGCTGGTCACGGGCAGATCCCTCTCTGTGCGTTGCGGCCCTTGGCGCGCGGGCCACGACCGGCGACGGGATCGAGTCTTTCCGTCGCCACACAGACCGGCCATCCCCAGCCGGAGAGGGAGTCCGCCGGTGCCGCCTCCCTAAATTGAGGGGGACGGCAGGAGGCGACGGGGGGTGGTCGGGGAGTCCGTCAGACTGGTCGGACCGAACAGCAGGTTCCGCCATTCCTCGGACTGGGTACGGGCTTCGGAGCTGCCCAGGATGAGACGTTCCAGCGACCGCAGCCGCTCGCCGGGCTCGATGCCCAGTTCCTCGCTGAACCGCCGCCGGGTGGTGCGGAACAGCGCCAGCGCGTCGGCCGTGCGGCCGGACTGGAACAGGGCGATCATCAGCTGCGCGATCAGCGTCTCGCGGAAGGGGTGCTCGGTCACGTGGTGGGTGAGTTCACCCAGGATCCGCCGGTGGTAGCCGAGGCGCAGCTCCAGTTCGAAGCAGTCCTCCAGGGCGGAGTGGTAGTCCTCGTGGTACTTGAGGGCGACGCTGTCCAGCAGCGGGCTGCCGAGACCGGCGCCGAGCGGTCCGCGCCACAGTGCGAGGGCCTCGCGGAACAGCCCGACCACCTCGCCGGGCGCCCTCGTGCGTGCCTCCAGCCGGGCCTGGCCGATCAGCCGGGCGAACCGGTGCAGGTCGATGTCGTCGTCGCGGACCTGGAGTTGGTATCCGGTCTTGTGCGTCTCGATGGTGGCGGGAACATCACCGCCGGCGAATTGCCGACGTAATGACGAAATACAGATGCGTATCTGACTGCGGTCCGTGACGGGCGGGGAGTCGTCCCATATGGCTCTTATCAGGCGCTCCACCTCGATGACCCGGTTGCTTTCCAGCAGCAGCATGTTCAGCAGAATGCGCTGCCGATCTCCACTGAGTTTCACCTCTCCCTTGGCCCCGTGCACGACAAGAGGCCCGAGCGCCAGAAATGCAGGGTTCCCGGTCATGATCCCCCCGAAGTCTTGGCGGCGATACGGAGTCGCCGCCTCTCCGTAGCTCACCAGCTCGGCAGGAACTTTAGTCCCCATCCTTCCGGCGCAGCCAACTGATGGCTTATTTCCCTACCCAGCCGCACCATTTCATCCAGCAGACGTGCCCGGTCGAGGCCGCCCGCGTCCAGTGCTCTCAACTTCGCCCGATTTACCAGCTCGACCATCAGGACTTTCGCCGTCTCGTCGTCCGATGCCACGAAGACGTCGACGGGCTGCTGGTCCAGCTCGCCGCGGTAGATGGATTCGGCGTCCCCGGCGGGGCACGCCCTGACCCAGCGGGCCTCGGGCGCGACGTCGACCAGATCCCGCATGCGTCGCCCGGCGGTCCGCTCGTGCGGCGCGGTGACCTCCACGAGCACCTTCCCGGCGAGCGTTCCCGCCCTGGTCCGCAGGGCCTGGGCGCTCTCGTCCCGCGGTGCCGCGAGGATCACCAAATCTGGCTGAAAGGACACATGTGCGGTGCAGGCGACGACGGCTCCGGGAGTTCCGGCGGCGGCTTCCCGGGCCACTGCGCGGGCTCGTCCGATACGGCGATCGGCCAGCAGGACGACCGCGCCCGCGACGGCAGCCCGCCGCGCCATCGCCCTGCCCATGTCGCCCGCCCCGATGACTCCCACTCTCATTGCTGGTCGGCTCCCGCTCCTGGCCTGCACGGACGGAACGTTTCGGTGGGCACGGGCGGCCCCGCGCCGCGGACCACCTCGTTCCGGCCGCCACCCTTCCGCAACCCGCGCGGCTTTTCATCCCCGCATTCGAGGGGAGTCGCGCCCGCGCCCGCCGGCGCATACCCCTCAAGTGCGGGGTTGGCCGCGGACCGGCGGCCTGCGACCATCGGACGGTGACCAGTGCCCAGCCGACCCGAGTCGACACCGGACGCACCGAACTCCTCAGCCGAGCCGCGCGGAGCACCGATCCGCTCGCCATGTTCGCGGAGACCTCCCACCACCTGCGCAGGCTCATGCCGTACGACGCCGCGGTCTGGCGGGTCACGGATCCGCAGACCGGGATGATGGCCGCCCCCATCCGCGCCGAGAACCTGGACGAGAAGGGCTGCGCGGTCTACTGGGAGTGCGAACTGTTCACGGAGAACGTCAACCTCTACCGCGACCTGGCCCAGGCCGAGCGGCCGGTGGCGGGGCTGCGCGAGGCCACCGGCGACCTGCCCGCGCGCAGCAGCCTGTTCCAGGCGTTCATGAAGCCGCGCGGCCTGCAGGACGAGTTACGGGCCGTGCTCCGCGTCGGCGGACGCCCGCACGGGCACATCAGCCTCTTCCGCGCGAAGGGCCGTCCGGCGTTCGGACCGGCCGAGACCAAGCTCATCGAGAGTCTGATCACCCCCCTGGCCAGGAAGCTGCGCTCGTTCGCCGGAACCGTCCCGCAGTCCCTGCCCGACACCCCGCACGGCCCCGGCCTGCTGCTGTTCGACGCGACCGGCACGCTGCTGTCCGCGAACGACGACGCGCTGGCCCACCTCGAGGACCTGCCCGAGGGTCCCGCCGTGCGGGCGGCCTCCGGACTGGAGGTGCCGGCCTGGATCCAGTCCACCGCGCTGAAGGCCCGCGCGATCGCCCAGGAGCGGGACCGGGGGCACGCCCGGGTGCGGGTGCGCGCCCGCAGCGGCCGCTGGCTGGTGTGCCACGCCTCGTGCCTGCGGGAGGCGGACGGTTCGCTCGGCCCCTCCGCGGTGGTGATCGAACCGGCGAAGACCTCCGAGGTCGTGCCGCTCATCGTGGACGCCTACGAGCTGACCGAGCGCGAGACCGAGGTGACCCAGTGCATCGCCCGCGGGCTGTCCACCGGCCAGATCGCCCAGGAGCTCCACCTGTCGCCGCACACGGTCCGCGACTACGTGAAGGCCGTCTTCGAGAAGGTCGGCGTCTCCAGCCGCGGCGAGCTGGTCGGCAAGCTGTTCACCGAGTACTACGCGCCCCGCGCCGAGCCGGGCATCGTCCGCGTCCACGACAGCTGAGGACGGCGCCTCCCTGGCTGCCCCTCTTCCGGCTGCCCTGCCTCTTCCGGCTGCCCTGAGCCCCTGCCTCCCGCGCCTCCCTGACGACGGCATGACAGGGTGACGGATACACTCACCGCCGGCAACAGGCGCCCCTCGGGGCACGGCAGTCACAGGGGAGGCCGCGGTGGCGGTGAACGCCAAGAAGATCGCCGTCTATCTGATCGTGGTCTTCGTGCTGTACGTGATCATCACGGACCCGGCCAAGGCCGCCGACTACGTCCAGATAGGCTTCGAGGGCATATCGGACGCCGCGGGGGCACTGGGCGACTTCGCGACGTGGGTCGCCAACGGAGGAAAGTCATGATCCGCCACCTGGTCCTGTTCAAGCTCGACGCGGACGTCGACCGCGACGACCCCCGTGTGGTCAAGGGGGTCGAGACGTTCCGCGCGCTCGAGGGGCGGATCCCCGAGATCCGCTTCTGGGAGCTGGGCTGGAACATCAGCGACCGCCCCATCGCCTACGACTTCGCCATCAACTCGGGCTTCGACGACGCCGACGCGCTGCGCCGGTACGTGGAGCACCCGGATCACCAGGCGGGTGTGGCGCTCTGGAAGGAGTTCGCCACCTGGGTGATCGCGGACTACGAGTACTGAGCCGCGCACACCCCTCGACTCCGGCCCCCCGCCCTCCCGGCGGGGGGCTTTTTCCTACCGCATATAGGGCCTTTTGCCCCAACTCATCCCTCAACACGGCGTTATGAGGTGCTTGCACACAGTGCACATGTCTTGTGATGCTATGACCGCTTTTGACGGATGAGTTGACCGATGAAGAGGTGGCGTTGACCGTGTCGGCCAGTACTGCGCCGCCCCAGGAGACCGCACCGCGCAGCCGCGGTGCCGACACCCGGGCCCTCACCCAGGTCCTCTTCGCCCAGCTCAAGGAACTGGAGCCGGGCACGCCGGAGCACGACCGGGTGCGCGGGGCGCTCATCGAGGCCAACCTCCCGCTCGTGCGGTACGCCGCCGCCCGCTTCCGCTCCCGCAACGAGCCCATGGAGGACGTCGTCCAGGTCGGCACCATCGGGCTCATCAACGCCATCGACCGCTTCGACCCCGACCGGGGCGTGCAGTTCCCGACCTTCGCGATGCCGACCGTGGTCGGCGAGATCAAGCGCTACTTCCGCGACAACGTGCGCACCGTCCACGTACCGCGCCGGCTGCACGAGCTGTGGGTGCAGGTCAACAGCGCGACCGAGGACCTGACCACCGCCTTCGGACGCTCCCCGACGACCGCCGAGATCGCCGAGCGGCTGCGGATCTCCGAGGACGAGGTGCTGTCCTGCATCGAGGCCGGGCGGTCGTACCACGCCACCTCGCTGGAGGCCGCGCAGGAGGGCGACGGACTGCCGGGACTGCTCGACCGGCTCGGCTACGAGGACCCCGCGCTGGACGGCGTGGAGCACCGGGACCTCGTCCGGCACTTGCTGGTGCAACTGCCGGAACGCGAGCAGCGCATCCTGCTGCTGCGCTACTACAGCAACCTGACCCAGTCACAGATCA includes:
- a CDS encoding long-chain fatty acid--CoA ligase, producing the protein MTTTVTNTAFDLHVRKTVAWHFGEDTGSPFWLAKRPALGFDPLTEVHGLADLTRFPDVSAELRRVPVRDLIPRGLADRPFRVYDSGGTTGSPKRIVDGGYRARMLVWARQRLIEAGVPAEGDWLHLGPSGPHVIGYDVSRYAALGNGLFHTVDLDPRWVKRLLAQGREADADEYVQHLLDQAETILATQDVAVLNTTPPLLEAICARPALYEAVRAKVRAVLWAGTSISAENLRQLEEVFFPEATVVGIYGNSLMGVAPQRPAVPGDEHRCVFEPFPETTRLELVDDEGRPVADGERGRVRLHLVSEEMFLPNVLERDSAIRVPARPGSPVEGLADVQTYRRLDDVRVIEGVY
- a CDS encoding FAD-binding oxidoreductase — protein: MTSSAQQYEVENSAVDRLVGQVKGEVLLPGDPGYEAELAGFNEIARHRPRLIVAAVHPDDVVAAVRFAGERGLAVGVQATGHGIAAPDEHALLISTRRMNTVAVDPLTRIARVEAGAQWHQVIAAAAYHHLAPLNGSSPLVGVVGYTLGGGLGPLGRQYGYAADHVTRFRIVTADGRHRTVTPEADADLFWAVRGGKGNFGVVTDLEFRLVPVRRLYGGGLYFPGELAAPLLRTWRDWTRRVPESMTSSVALLRLPGLPGVAGHPAGRLAVHVRIAFTGPAEEGERLVRPLRAVGAALADTVREMPYTDVADIHQDPTEPLPYHERNIVLRDLDDAALKRLLEVAGPDADCTDPMVEVRQLGGALSRPPAVPNAVGNRDGAFTLSTLSLPGSPDRVLAPLSGWGTGRRYVNFLAGPDTADAAADCYDERTRARLDRLKDHYDPDNLFRRGHALRPEHD
- a CDS encoding helix-turn-helix transcriptional regulator — protein: MTSAQPTRVDTGRTELLSRAARSTDPLAMFAETSHHLRRLMPYDAAVWRVTDPQTGMMAAPIRAENLDEKGCAVYWECELFTENVNLYRDLAQAERPVAGLREATGDLPARSSLFQAFMKPRGLQDELRAVLRVGGRPHGHISLFRAKGRPAFGPAETKLIESLITPLARKLRSFAGTVPQSLPDTPHGPGLLLFDATGTLLSANDDALAHLEDLPEGPAVRAASGLEVPAWIQSTALKARAIAQERDRGHARVRVRARSGRWLVCHASCLREADGSLGPSAVVIEPAKTSEVVPLIVDAYELTERETEVTQCIARGLSTGQIAQELHLSPHTVRDYVKAVFEKVGVSSRGELVGKLFTEYYAPRAEPGIVRVHDS
- the griF gene encoding grixazone synthase, translating into MVHIRKNHLDMTAEEKRRFVNAVLEIKRRGIYDKFVDLHIRINSVDYLDKETGKRLGHINPGFLPWHRQYLLRFERALQKVDPRVTLPYWDWTIDHGEDSPLWDEEFMGGNGRPGDRRVMTGPFARDNGWVLNVSVVPVGDENPALNGNYTHDERDYLVRDMGTLTDKLPTPKELDDTLALPVYDCPPWNHTSGGEAPYNSFRNHLEGYTKFPWEEKVGKLHAAGHVWVGGHMMYIGSPNDPVFFLNHCMIDRCWALWQERNPHVPHYLPLVDTKDVPDIDTPLGPWHTMTPRDLIDHTKWYRYDK
- a CDS encoding tyrosinase family oxidase copper chaperone; this encodes MTIERREMVKLTAGAALAAAAAAVPFVTGAADQEPNGTAADARPAGTADDTEYTERYQGRTIRVASAAAGGGVFIDGRPLHLMKFADDAYLSSMCHYEMAPTPLHAARRAVEELRGAALLPGHGTHSHVTTV
- a CDS encoding NAD(P)-binding domain-containing protein: MRVGVIGAGDMGRAMARRAAVAGAVVLLADRRIGRARAVAREAAAGTPGAVVACTAHVSFQPDLVILAAPRDESAQALRTRAGTLAGKVLVEVTAPHERTAGRRMRDLVDVAPEARWVRACPAGDAESIYRGELDQQPVDVFVASDDETAKVLMVELVNRAKLRALDAGGLDRARLLDEMVRLGREISHQLAAPEGWGLKFLPSW
- a CDS encoding aldehyde dehydrogenase family protein codes for the protein MTGVSPVTVDPFVCGRTLTSSDRTRVPDVRGGDLADVGTAPRLMALAALRELRERADGRPPGEDVFAEAAELFATATLEGESPQDYAAHVAHATGLTAAAIEQAVADLVAELRELPETTAAELPRTGFGQGFDTRWVPRGRVFAAVMASNHPVPNVTWAQALFHGYSVAVKPGSRDPFSARRLMRALLAAGLPAHKVAFLPASHQTGEFLLREADRGIVYGGDSAVRRWQGQESVAVRGPGRTKAFVDVEPDDAVIDHLAVSASFDGGTRCTNLSAVLTTRPVGEVAERLARRLAELPSVPATERGATLLVADRERAERIRGQLDAVREGLVDHSARIDGSGPVVELADGSFLLRPVVLAADRADHPAVGVELPFPFVVVAPWTEADGVAPLRDSLVLNLLTARAELAEAVIREPSVRKVTRGTVLPWTAVPGIPHDDNYTQFLLEPKGVVVSGAGATAA
- a CDS encoding MFS transporter, translating into MTTEQAVSVTADHPAPLSARSAGLRYGALFGPAVFGVTAAGVALPDVAASLDATPSAAAWVLTAHALALGVGTALFGRLADSRGVRASLLLGSLVLALGTVICLVAPDIGTLVAGRFVLAAGSGAMTSGALALSASAAPADRAAVLGGFGATMAVFSASATLAGGVFTQWVTWRITLVLPALSLLAVPLCLRAAAARRGSGRPLDLPGALLLTVAAMSFLLLIQSYALGLSAPVVIALAAALLASAVGLLLRVRAVQAAFVPRRLVSDGVFLRAAVTGIGVYAGLFAAMYAVPQILVGEHGWSVLAVGAWLLPGAVVGAVLSRTAGKLTGGRGGSVLLSGIAAAMAVVLALSVALSHPAPVVIGASLGFAAFAVTQVITTALMSARVEPALRGGAMGLLNLTFFVGGGVGSATAGALVKSMSLTDLLLVVAVFPLVGALTALTLGRRDA
- a CDS encoding AfsR/SARP family transcriptional regulator; translated protein: MGTKVPAELVSYGEAATPYRRQDFGGIMTGNPAFLALGPLVVHGAKGEVKLSGDRQRILLNMLLLESNRVIEVERLIRAIWDDSPPVTDRSQIRICISSLRRQFAGGDVPATIETHKTGYQLQVRDDDIDLHRFARLIGQARLEARTRAPGEVVGLFREALALWRGPLGAGLGSPLLDSVALKYHEDYHSALEDCFELELRLGYHRRILGELTHHVTEHPFRETLIAQLMIALFQSGRTADALALFRTTRRRFSEELGIEPGERLRSLERLILGSSEARTQSEEWRNLLFGPTSLTDSPTTPRRLLPSPSI
- a CDS encoding Dabb family protein, producing the protein MIRHLVLFKLDADVDRDDPRVVKGVETFRALEGRIPEIRFWELGWNISDRPIAYDFAINSGFDDADALRRYVEHPDHQAGVALWKEFATWVIADYEY